One window from the genome of Pandoraea fibrosis encodes:
- the mctP gene encoding monocarboxylate uptake permease MctP, giving the protein MDTSGINWTALAVFVFFFILVTVMGFWASRWMTGDAPKGKANLDEWGLGGRNFGTWITWFLVGGDFYTAYTVIAVPALVYAVGAYGFFALPYTILVYPIVFLIMPKLWHAAHKAGHVTAADVVFGRYQSRPLEFAIALTGVVATMPYIALQLIGMEVVIKALGLTGEFPLLAAFVILALYTYAAGLRAPALIAFVKDLMIYIVVLVAVVVVPAKLGGYGVVFDSARDVFARKGGATGLTLQPAQFLPFATLALGSALAAFMYPHTLTGVFAAKDANTIRKNAVFLPAYTVLLGLIALLGFMAYAAGVKVQTNNDVVPALFNSLFPSWFAGFAFAAIAIGALVPAAVMSIGASNLFTRNFWKPYVNPNISHEGEAKVAKIVSLVVKLGALVFILFLPTQFALDLQLLGGVWILQTFPALVFGLFVSWFGARALLCGWAVGIVYGSWLAFADGIKPVHTFMFGGDKISLYTGLIALAVNVVVAVIANVVLGKGAHPALRSA; this is encoded by the coding sequence ATGGACACTTCGGGCATCAACTGGACTGCGCTGGCGGTCTTCGTGTTTTTCTTCATCCTCGTGACCGTCATGGGTTTTTGGGCTTCGCGCTGGATGACGGGCGACGCACCGAAAGGCAAAGCCAACCTCGACGAGTGGGGGCTGGGAGGGCGAAACTTCGGTACCTGGATCACGTGGTTTCTTGTCGGGGGTGATTTCTACACGGCTTACACGGTGATTGCCGTGCCCGCGCTGGTCTATGCCGTGGGCGCCTACGGCTTTTTCGCGCTGCCGTACACGATTCTGGTCTATCCGATTGTTTTCCTGATCATGCCCAAGCTGTGGCATGCAGCGCACAAGGCCGGGCATGTGACAGCGGCGGATGTCGTTTTCGGCCGGTATCAGTCGCGTCCGCTCGAGTTCGCCATTGCGCTAACGGGTGTCGTGGCAACGATGCCTTACATCGCGCTGCAACTGATCGGTATGGAAGTGGTGATCAAGGCGCTGGGCCTTACGGGCGAGTTTCCGTTGCTGGCCGCGTTCGTGATCCTCGCGCTTTACACCTACGCCGCCGGTCTGCGCGCCCCGGCGCTGATCGCGTTCGTCAAGGATTTGATGATTTACATCGTCGTCCTCGTGGCGGTGGTGGTCGTGCCGGCGAAGCTGGGCGGTTACGGCGTTGTGTTCGATTCGGCACGTGACGTGTTTGCCAGGAAGGGCGGCGCGACGGGGTTGACGTTGCAACCTGCACAGTTCCTGCCGTTCGCGACGCTCGCGCTTGGTTCTGCCTTGGCGGCGTTCATGTATCCGCACACGCTGACCGGGGTCTTTGCGGCGAAGGATGCGAACACGATTCGCAAGAACGCCGTGTTCCTGCCGGCCTACACCGTGCTGCTCGGCCTGATCGCGTTGCTGGGTTTCATGGCTTATGCCGCTGGCGTGAAGGTGCAGACGAACAACGATGTCGTACCCGCACTGTTTAACAGCCTGTTCCCGAGCTGGTTTGCAGGCTTTGCATTTGCCGCGATTGCCATCGGGGCGTTGGTGCCGGCCGCCGTGATGTCCATCGGCGCGTCCAACCTGTTCACGCGTAATTTCTGGAAGCCCTACGTCAACCCGAATATTTCGCATGAAGGCGAGGCGAAAGTGGCCAAGATTGTGTCGCTGGTCGTGAAACTCGGGGCGTTGGTGTTCATCCTGTTCCTGCCGACCCAGTTCGCATTGGATCTGCAGTTGCTCGGCGGTGTCTGGATTTTGCAGACATTCCCGGCGCTGGTCTTCGGCCTGTTCGTTAGCTGGTTTGGGGCGCGTGCGCTGTTGTGCGGTTGGGCCGTCGGTATCGTGTACGGAAGCTGGCTGGCATTCGCAGACGGGATCAAGCCGGTACACACGTTTATGTTCGGTGGGGACAAGATATCCCTCTACACCGGCCTCATCGCCTTGGCGGTGAATGTCGTCGTTGCCGTGATCGCCAACGTGGTGCTTGGCAAGGGGGCGCATCCGGCGCTGCGCAGCGCCTAA
- a CDS encoding DUF3311 domain-containing protein — translation MRLLLLLPFIGLLWVPFYNRELPSLWGFPFFYWYQFAWVPLTSLLIWIVFRNGLKKGEE, via the coding sequence ATGCGGTTACTGCTATTGCTGCCGTTTATCGGCTTGTTGTGGGTCCCGTTCTACAACCGGGAATTGCCATCGCTCTGGGGCTTTCCTTTCTTCTACTGGTATCAATTCGCCTGGGTGCCGCTGACGTCGTTGCTGATCTGGATAGTGTTCCGCAACGGTCTGAAGAAAGGGGAAGAGTGA
- a CDS encoding sulfonate ABC transporter substrate-binding protein: MAASFSPFRRRLLTTGAAALAGAVVAPGTFAQSSTGAASGGRVLRIGNQKGLLTLLKGRGTLEKQLAPLGVHVTWTEFPSGPPQLEALNVGSIDFGDVGEAPPVFALAAGAPFVYYGQSVKRPRSEGLLVPKGSPISAFAQLKGKRVAFTKGSNTHYLYVRLLQQAGLRPQDITPVFLQPADARAAFERGSVDAWLVWDPFLAVAQKSLDARLVTDGTGLVGNRLYFFTSRTYVQHNEDVLRVVIEELNAVDKWVEANRAAAASEYAQLWGVPRDAVELVLSRQQFGIDRITRATLAEQQQIADAFLELNLLPKRIDVAQAAPPSLG; encoded by the coding sequence ATGGCCGCCTCCTTCTCCCCCTTCCGCCGCCGCTTGCTTACGACCGGCGCCGCCGCGCTAGCGGGTGCCGTCGTCGCCCCGGGCACATTCGCACAATCGAGCACAGGCGCCGCTTCCGGGGGCCGGGTGCTGCGTATCGGCAATCAGAAAGGGCTGCTGACGTTGCTCAAGGGGCGCGGCACGTTGGAAAAGCAACTCGCGCCGCTCGGTGTGCACGTGACGTGGACCGAATTCCCGTCGGGGCCACCACAGTTGGAGGCGCTCAACGTCGGCTCGATCGATTTCGGCGACGTTGGCGAAGCGCCCCCGGTGTTCGCCCTCGCGGCCGGTGCGCCGTTTGTGTACTACGGTCAGAGCGTGAAGCGGCCCAGGAGCGAAGGCCTGCTCGTGCCGAAGGGCTCGCCGATCAGCGCGTTCGCGCAGCTCAAGGGCAAGCGTGTCGCGTTCACGAAAGGCTCAAACACCCACTATCTTTATGTCCGTCTGCTGCAACAGGCTGGCCTGAGACCGCAGGACATTACGCCGGTTTTCCTGCAACCCGCCGACGCGCGCGCCGCGTTCGAGCGCGGCTCGGTCGACGCCTGGCTGGTGTGGGATCCGTTCCTCGCCGTCGCGCAGAAGTCCCTCGACGCCCGTCTCGTGACCGATGGCACTGGCCTCGTCGGGAACCGGTTGTACTTCTTCACGTCGCGCACCTACGTGCAGCACAACGAGGACGTATTGCGCGTGGTGATCGAAGAGCTCAATGCCGTCGACAAATGGGTCGAGGCCAATCGTGCGGCCGCGGCTTCCGAGTACGCGCAATTGTGGGGTGTGCCGCGCGATGCGGTTGAGTTGGTACTGTCGCGTCAGCAGTTCGGCATCGATCGCATCACGCGCGCGACGCTGGCCGAGCAGCAGCAGATCGCAGACGCGTTCCTTGAACTCAATCTCTTGCCCAAGCGTATCGACGTCGCACAGGCGGCACCGCCATCGCTTGGGTGA
- a CDS encoding MBL fold metallo-hydrolase produces the protein MPTSDNILFASGNRPVDLVPSRYALRVGDIDAMVISDGVLPLPTSTMATNVAPSDLAAWLDSMCMPPDAFDWPLNVMVVRSGSQTILIDAGLGGQFPGFPRAGQFPSRLQSAGIDLESVTDIIVTHMHMDHVGGLLVPEVKARLSPNVRIHVSATEVAFWTSPDFSHTVMPTPVPAVLRTTATSFYNEYREQLHVFEETREVAPGVIARITGGHTPGHCVVDIVSGDERLTFAGDAMFPVGFDHPDWQNGFEHDPEESTRVRIGLFEELAENRGLLVAAHLPFPSVGRIARNGDAYRWVPVLWDF, from the coding sequence ATGCCCACTTCAGACAACATCTTGTTTGCCAGCGGCAACCGCCCTGTCGATCTGGTGCCTTCCCGTTACGCGCTTCGCGTCGGCGATATCGATGCGATGGTGATCAGCGACGGCGTGTTGCCGCTGCCGACCTCGACCATGGCGACCAATGTCGCGCCGTCCGATCTGGCGGCATGGCTGGATAGCATGTGCATGCCGCCGGACGCTTTCGACTGGCCGCTGAACGTGATGGTGGTTCGCAGCGGCAGTCAGACGATTCTCATCGACGCCGGACTGGGCGGGCAGTTCCCGGGCTTCCCGCGCGCGGGGCAGTTCCCCAGCCGACTGCAATCGGCGGGAATCGATCTGGAGTCTGTCACGGACATCATCGTGACCCACATGCACATGGACCACGTGGGCGGGCTGCTGGTCCCGGAAGTCAAGGCGCGCCTAAGCCCGAATGTGCGCATCCACGTGTCGGCGACCGAGGTTGCGTTCTGGACCTCGCCCGACTTCTCGCATACCGTCATGCCGACGCCGGTGCCGGCAGTCCTGCGTACTACCGCGACAAGCTTCTATAACGAATATCGTGAGCAATTGCATGTATTCGAGGAGACACGTGAGGTCGCGCCGGGCGTGATCGCACGTATCACGGGCGGCCATACGCCGGGGCACTGCGTGGTCGATATCGTTTCGGGCGACGAACGACTGACCTTTGCCGGCGACGCCATGTTTCCGGTCGGCTTCGATCATCCCGATTGGCAGAACGGCTTCGAACACGACCCGGAAGAGTCGACGCGCGTTCGCATCGGGCTCTTCGAAGAGCTGGCGGAAAACCGAGGGTTGCTCGTGGCGGCGCATCTGCCGTTCCCTTCGGTGGGACGCATTGCACGCAACGGCGACGCTTATCGTTGGGTGCCGGTGCTCTGGGACTTCTGA
- a CDS encoding RNA polymerase sigma-70 factor gives MTDSLLLFERQRPRLYAIAYRMLGTVAEAEDVVQEAWLRWDGTDRLAVENAEAWLVTITTRLSIDRLRAAKVEREHYTGAWLPEPMLMSPPSTPEQDHELADDVSVAFLYMLERLSPDARAAFLMRDVFDADYEDIAQTLGKTPAAVRQLVRRARLQLREGTPREAVPRATLHRLLLAFADAMQRSDFHGLHALLSDDAELIGDGGGKATSFSSLVGGKRLAQLFYAGKRRFRDALRTEVVQVNGQWALLRFIDDKLESVQSYETDGKRLTRALVQRNPDKLARIAAEMAKP, from the coding sequence ATGACCGACTCCCTACTCCTCTTCGAACGTCAGCGCCCCCGCCTGTATGCCATCGCCTATCGGATGCTGGGCACCGTGGCCGAGGCCGAAGACGTGGTGCAGGAAGCATGGCTGCGCTGGGATGGCACCGACCGTCTCGCCGTCGAGAACGCCGAGGCTTGGCTGGTGACCATCACGACGCGCTTGTCCATCGACCGCCTGCGGGCCGCAAAGGTCGAACGCGAGCATTACACAGGCGCGTGGCTACCCGAGCCAATGCTCATGTCTCCGCCGTCGACCCCCGAGCAGGACCACGAGCTTGCTGACGACGTTTCGGTGGCGTTCCTGTACATGCTGGAGCGCCTCTCCCCCGACGCTCGTGCCGCTTTCCTGATGCGCGACGTGTTCGATGCGGACTATGAGGACATCGCACAAACGTTAGGCAAGACGCCGGCCGCCGTGCGTCAGCTCGTGCGCCGCGCCCGACTGCAGTTACGCGAGGGAACGCCGCGCGAAGCCGTGCCGCGCGCCACGTTGCATCGACTGTTGCTGGCCTTCGCAGACGCCATGCAGCGCAGCGACTTTCACGGTCTCCACGCCCTGCTGAGCGACGACGCCGAACTGATCGGCGACGGTGGCGGCAAGGCCACGAGCTTCAGCAGTCTGGTGGGAGGCAAGCGCCTTGCGCAGTTGTTCTACGCCGGCAAGCGCAGGTTCCGCGACGCGCTGCGCACCGAGGTGGTTCAGGTCAACGGTCAATGGGCTCTGTTGCGGTTCATCGACGACAAGCTTGAGTCCGTACAGTCCTACGAAACGGATGGCAAACGCCTCACGCGTGCACTGGTGCAACGCAACCCCGACAAACTCGCGCGTATCGCCGCCGAGATGGCAAAACCCTGA
- a CDS encoding cupin domain-containing protein, whose amino-acid sequence MLKFMKFATRALPLAAAGAFLGPVTHAAPPQPIVTELMDKALPDLPGKDALMLTVDYPPGAADPIHRHNAYGFVYVLEGSIVMQVKGGKEVTLNAGQTFYEGPEDIHTVGRNASQTKPARFLVVLIKQQGAPALIPVK is encoded by the coding sequence ATGCTGAAGTTCATGAAGTTCGCCACACGCGCGTTACCCCTTGCCGCTGCCGGCGCATTCCTCGGACCGGTCACCCACGCCGCACCGCCACAACCCATCGTGACCGAGCTGATGGACAAGGCCCTGCCGGACCTTCCCGGCAAAGACGCACTGATGCTCACCGTCGACTACCCTCCCGGCGCAGCCGATCCGATTCATCGTCACAACGCCTATGGCTTTGTGTACGTGCTCGAAGGCAGCATCGTCATGCAGGTCAAGGGCGGTAAGGAAGTCACGCTCAACGCCGGTCAGACGTTCTACGAGGGTCCCGAAGACATCCATACCGTCGGCCGCAATGCCAGCCAGACCAAGCCGGCCAGGTTTCTGGTGGTGTTGATCAAGCAGCAAGGCGCACCTGCCCTGATTCCGGTCAAGTAA
- a CDS encoding LysR family transcriptional regulator, whose amino-acid sequence MPTPLPASPLAPPSNSADALADSFTTSYAGVVAFIAVAAEGNFAKAGDRLGIGRSAVSRSVQKLEDQLGTRLFIRTTRSTSLSAEGKRFYEQCHPGVERIIQALEDMREMRQGPPSGQLRVCSTVGFGRKIVAPLLHGFRAANPNISIDLVLDDGPTDFTTDRIDVSFRNGRMEDSRVIAKKVIPMQMMLCAAPDYAAKHGLPRTVDEIARHQCVNFRFASGRVYEWEFKLDGQLRKVSPNAMLTFNDADLVLQSVLDAQGIAQMAAYQVCDHIRAGRLVTCLPQFAPDDRGHFMCFLSRQHLPTRIRVFIDYMTEHIRAMDLQILDDRQLKQA is encoded by the coding sequence ATGCCGACGCCCTTACCCGCCTCACCGCTCGCCCCGCCCTCCAATAGTGCGGACGCTCTGGCCGACAGCTTCACGACAAGCTATGCCGGTGTCGTGGCCTTCATCGCCGTGGCGGCGGAAGGCAACTTTGCCAAGGCGGGCGACCGTCTGGGCATCGGACGTTCGGCGGTCAGCCGAAGCGTGCAGAAACTGGAAGATCAGCTCGGCACGCGACTCTTTATTCGTACCACCCGCAGCACCTCACTGAGCGCGGAAGGCAAGCGCTTCTACGAACAGTGCCATCCGGGCGTGGAACGGATCATTCAGGCCCTGGAGGACATGCGAGAGATGCGCCAGGGACCCCCTTCGGGGCAATTGCGAGTGTGCTCGACGGTAGGGTTCGGGCGAAAGATCGTGGCACCCCTGCTCCACGGGTTTCGGGCGGCTAATCCGAACATCTCGATCGATCTGGTGCTTGACGACGGGCCCACGGACTTCACCACGGACCGTATCGACGTATCGTTCAGAAACGGCCGTATGGAAGACAGCCGGGTGATCGCGAAGAAGGTCATTCCCATGCAGATGATGCTGTGCGCCGCCCCCGACTACGCCGCCAAACACGGCCTTCCCAGGACCGTCGACGAGATCGCCAGGCACCAGTGCGTGAATTTCCGGTTTGCGTCCGGACGCGTGTACGAATGGGAGTTCAAGCTCGACGGCCAGTTGCGCAAGGTCTCGCCGAACGCCATGCTGACGTTCAACGACGCGGATCTGGTGCTGCAATCGGTGCTCGACGCTCAGGGTATTGCGCAAATGGCGGCGTATCAGGTGTGCGACCACATACGGGCCGGACGATTGGTCACCTGTCTGCCACAGTTCGCCCCCGACGACCGGGGACACTTCATGTGCTTTCTGAGTCGCCAGCATTTGCCGACACGCATTCGCGTTTTCATCGACTACATGACAGAGCACATACGTGCGATGGACTTGCAGATTCTGGACGACCGGCAACTCAAGCAAGCGTAG
- a CDS encoding Ohr family peroxiredoxin, producing MSKLRPPPHSLLDKYRGEDFHPLYTTSVTVRGGEVADGRASGIAISDDGELFVELRLPVELGGVGGGTNPEQLFAAGYAACFHGALSMLAERAGLSIPDASVTATITFGRDPVDGLFALTADLNIHLPDIAKVVAEELVRNTERLCPYFKMTQHGIQSVVGLTQ from the coding sequence ATGAGCAAACTGCGGCCTCCTCCTCACAGTCTTCTGGACAAGTACCGTGGCGAGGATTTTCATCCTCTGTACACCACGAGCGTGACGGTACGCGGCGGGGAGGTCGCGGATGGCCGCGCCTCGGGCATCGCGATCTCCGACGACGGCGAGTTGTTCGTGGAGTTGCGCCTGCCCGTCGAGCTGGGCGGTGTGGGCGGCGGCACAAATCCTGAACAGTTGTTCGCCGCTGGCTATGCGGCCTGCTTTCATGGCGCGCTCAGCATGCTGGCCGAACGCGCGGGCCTATCGATTCCCGACGCTTCGGTGACCGCGACGATCACCTTTGGCCGGGATCCCGTTGACGGCTTGTTTGCCCTCACCGCCGACCTCAACATCCACTTGCCTGACATCGCCAAGGTCGTGGCCGAAGAACTGGTGCGCAACACGGAACGCCTGTGTCCGTATTTCAAGATGACGCAGCACGGTATTCAGAGCGTCGTGGGGCTGACCCAATAG
- a CDS encoding SDR family oxidoreductase, producing MKILVIGGTGLIGSKLVRVLIERGHEAIAASPATGVNTLTGEGLDDALVGVDTVVDVANSPSFEDEAVLTFFQTSGRNLLAAEARAGVRHHVALSVVGTQRLAQSGYFRAKIAQEALIEQGGIPYTIVHCTQFFEFLGSIVQSAGQGGEVQLSTAFIQPIASDDVALAMADAALAAPVNGIVEVAGPERVRLAELAQRYLRKIGDSRTVHATPGARYFGAALDDDTLVPGPDARLGKIDFETWFSRTNDKK from the coding sequence ATGAAAATTCTGGTCATCGGTGGGACTGGGTTGATCGGCAGCAAACTCGTCAGGGTGCTGATCGAACGTGGGCATGAGGCCATCGCCGCGTCGCCTGCCACGGGCGTGAATACCCTGACCGGCGAGGGGCTCGACGATGCACTCGTCGGCGTTGACACCGTGGTCGATGTGGCCAACTCCCCCTCGTTCGAGGACGAAGCCGTGCTGACGTTCTTTCAGACGTCGGGCCGCAATCTGCTCGCGGCCGAGGCGCGGGCCGGCGTGCGTCATCACGTTGCGCTCTCGGTGGTGGGCACGCAGCGTCTGGCCCAGAGCGGGTATTTCCGCGCCAAGATTGCGCAGGAAGCCCTTATCGAGCAAGGCGGCATTCCGTACACCATCGTGCATTGCACGCAGTTCTTCGAGTTTCTGGGCAGTATCGTGCAATCGGCGGGGCAAGGTGGCGAAGTGCAGCTCTCAACCGCGTTCATTCAGCCGATCGCCTCCGATGACGTGGCATTGGCCATGGCCGATGCGGCGCTGGCTGCCCCGGTCAACGGCATCGTCGAAGTCGCAGGACCGGAGCGGGTACGATTGGCCGAGCTGGCGCAACGGTACCTGCGCAAGATCGGCGACTCGCGCACGGTTCACGCCACTCCCGGCGCACGTTACTTCGGTGCGGCGCTCGACGACGACACGCTGGTGCCCGGCCCGGATGCGCGTTTGGGCAAGATCGACTTCGAAACCTGGTTCAGCCGCACGAACGACAAAAAGTAG
- a CDS encoding carboxymuconolactone decarboxylase family protein — MSQRLNAFAQSPELFKKLVELGMLLKSSAIEQSILGLVEIRASQINGCGFCLDMHVKEAKIRGEHELRLHHIAIWRESTEFTPRERACLAWTEALTTLAAHGVSDEIYERVRAELTEKEISDLSFAIMAINGWNRLNVGFRTVPGSADKAYGLDKAKFN; from the coding sequence ATGAGTCAACGTCTGAACGCTTTTGCACAATCGCCCGAACTGTTCAAGAAGCTCGTCGAATTGGGCATGCTCCTGAAGTCGAGCGCGATCGAGCAGTCGATCCTGGGTCTCGTCGAGATCCGTGCTTCCCAGATCAACGGCTGCGGCTTCTGTCTGGACATGCACGTGAAGGAAGCCAAGATTCGCGGCGAACACGAACTGCGCCTGCATCACATTGCGATCTGGCGCGAATCCACCGAATTCACGCCGCGCGAGCGCGCCTGCCTCGCCTGGACCGAAGCGCTGACCACGCTCGCCGCTCACGGCGTGTCGGACGAAATCTATGAACGCGTGCGTGCCGAACTGACGGAAAAGGAAATTTCGGACCTCAGTTTCGCGATCATGGCAATCAACGGCTGGAACCGTCTGAACGTAGGCTTCCGGACCGTGCCGGGTTCGGCCGACAAGGCCTATGGCCTGGACAAGGCGAAATTCAACTGA
- a CDS encoding Rossmann-fold NAD(P)-binding domain-containing protein — MKLALAGLRRHRVVVTQPLDEAAIERLDRFFDVAMCDPAEAMSRDVLSAHLRSAAAALVGASDVIDAQMLAGLDALQAVCCLTPSEPQMDIEAMTRAGVRAMSSPDIGRAVENLVAAFGFGRLGGRPPDLLNPELLCDCCSF; from the coding sequence ATGAAGCTCGCGCTCGCCGGACTGCGGCGGCATCGCGTGGTCGTCACACAGCCACTGGATGAGGCGGCCATCGAACGTCTCGACCGTTTTTTCGATGTGGCGATGTGCGACCCGGCAGAGGCGATGTCGCGCGACGTTCTGAGCGCGCATCTTCGCTCGGCAGCGGCCGCGCTGGTGGGGGCGAGCGATGTGATCGATGCGCAGATGCTCGCCGGTCTCGACGCACTTCAGGCCGTGTGCTGCCTGACACCGAGCGAGCCGCAGATGGACATCGAGGCGATGACGCGAGCGGGCGTGCGGGCCATGTCGTCGCCCGATATTGGTCGTGCGGTGGAGAACCTTGTCGCCGCGTTCGGTTTCGGCAGGTTGGGCGGACGCCCGCCCGACCTGCTGAATCCGGAATTGCTTTGCGATTGTTGTAGTTTCTGA